The DNA window CAAAGCGCCCCATCACCGGCGTGTGATGCGACTCCCGCTTGAGCGCCAGCAGCGGCTCGATACCCGCGTCGTTGCACGCGATCACGTTGGCTTGGCTGAAGAAGCCGTTGTCCGTGATGAGCGTGTGCACCTCGCCCAGCACCGCGGGTAACGCTTGGATCTGCTGCAGCGTAGGCACAACTTCGCGCTTGTCGTTGGATGCCTGGCTCACATGCTGGGTGATCACCATCATCGTCGCGATGTCCACGCCGGCTTGTGCGTTGTAGCTTTGCTCGAAGCCCCCACCCGACACGGGCATGATGCGCGACTCTTCATCCGTGAGGTTGACCTGATCGCTGCTCCGGGGGCCGGCCTCTGGCGGCTCAGGGTCCTTGCCGCGCGGCTTCTTGCCCGCCTCGCGCTGGGCTTGGCGCTTGGCGGTCTTGGCCTCGTACTCCTGCTGCTCGACCTGATGGCGTTCGCTGGCGCGCTGCTCGATCTTGGCCTTGGCCTGCGCGATTGCGCTCAAGCGATCTGCACGCAGGGCGATCTCCGCCGGCACATCCATGCCGTCGGGTACCGTCGCGCGGTCGCTGTTCTCTGCCAGCGCCAGCAGCGTTTGTACTTCCTGGCGCAGCTGCGCCTCGATCTTGTTGGCATGAGCCCACGACAAGGCCTTGTGCTTGCTGGCGTTGGCGTCGATCTTGGTGCCATCCAGCGCGATGTGTCCGAGCTTGAGCAGCTTCATCTCGCGCGCCAGAACCAGCACCTGCACGAACAGTGCCTCCACCTCCTTCAAGAAGCGGCGGCGGAACGTCGCCAGCGTGTCGTGATCGGGGTGGGTATTGGCCGCAACAAAGCGGAACGCCACCGAGTCGTAGGTCGCCCGCTCGATCTTGCGGCTGGAGTGCACGCCGTTGGCGTAGCCGTAGATCAGCAGGCCCAGCAGCACCGCCGGATGGTGCGCCGCCGAGCCCCGGCCTGCGTACTGTCGGGCCAGATCGCCCAGATCAAGCTGCTCGATGACTTCGACCACGAAGCGCGCCAAGTGATCAGTGGGCAGCCATTCGTCCACCGACGGTGGCAACAGATATGCGGTGTCTCGGTCAACAGGGACGAAGCGGCTCATCGGCTCGGGCTCTCGGTTGTGCAGCAGCAATTGTCTCGGATAGCGTCTTCATCCGGAAGACCGCAAAGTCCGACAGTCTCCTAGGTGCCGATATACGCCCTGCGTATGCCTTCGTCATGCAGCAGCGCGTCGGCGCTGCCCTTCATCACGACCCTGCCCTGCTCGATCACATAACCGCGGTGCGCGATGCGCAGCGCCGCGTGCGCGTTCTGCTCCGCCAGCAACACCGTGGTGCCGGCTTGGTTGATGGCCTGGACGACCTCGAACATCTGTTTCACCACCAGCGGCGCAAGCCCGAGGGACGGTTCGTCGAGCAGCAACAACCTGGGCTGGCCCATCAGGGCGCGCCCGATCGCGACCATCTGCTGCTGACCACCGCTCAGCGAGCCGGCTGGTTGCGCGCGCTTTTCGGCCAGCACCGGAAACAGCGTGAACACCTGCTCCAGGCGCTGCTGCATGGCGGTTGCGCGCAGCCGGTGCACATAGGCCCCGAGCTGCAGATTTTTCAGCACCGAGAGCTGGCCGAACAGCTTGCGCCCTTCCGGGCAATGCACCACGCCATGGGCCACGATTTGTGGCGCACGCATGCGGGTCAGTTCGAGACCGCCCCACCAGGCCCGCCCGGCGCGTATGCGCAGCAAGCCGCTCAAGGCGTGGAACAAACTGCTCTTGCCGGCCCCGTTGGCGCCGAGCAGCACCACCAGTTCGCCATCCCGCACCTGCAGGTCGACGCCCTGCAGGGCGAGGAAGGCGTCGTAGCCCACGGTCAGACCCTCAAGCCGCAGCATCGGGCACTCCCAGATAGGCGTGAATGACATGGGGGTTGGCGCGAATGGCGTCCGGCGTGCCTTCGGCGATTTTCTTGCCGTGGTTCAGCACGAGCACACAATCGGCCAGGCGCATGACCATGTCCATCTTGTGCTCCACCAGGCACACGGTCATGCCGCTGGTGGCGAGTTTGCGGACGAGTTCGGCGAGTTGCACCGTTTCTTCCGGGTTGATGCCGCCCGCCGGTTCGTCCAGCAGCATGAGCCGGGGTTCGGTGGCCAAGGCCAGGGCGATGGCCACGCGCTTGCGCTGCTCCTGCGTGATGTCACCCGCGAGGCGGTGCGCAACGGCCCGCAGCCCGACGAATTCCAGCGCAGCCTCGGCCTTGGCGCGGCATAGCGCTTCCTCACGCTGCAATCTGGGTGTGCCGAGCAGCACGTCCCACAAACCGGCGCGGGTGCGCAGGCGATGACCGACGATCAGGTTGTCGAGAACGCTGGCATGGTCGAACAGCTGGGTGCTTTGGAACGTGCGTGCCACGCCCAGCCTGGCCATGCGGTCGGGGCGCGACCCGGTCACGCTTTGCCCGTCGAAACGGATGCGGCCTCGCGTCGGTTTGTACACACCACTGATGAGATTGAAAAAGGTTGTTTTACCGGCACCGTTCGGGCCGATGATGGCCGTGATGCTGCCTTGGCGGATGCAGGTGCTGACGCCGTCGACGGCAGCCAGCCCGCCGAAGCGCACGCCGATGTCGTCGATCTCAAGCATGGCCGCACCCTGGCGCTGCAGCAGCGCCCTGCCCTGGCACCGCAGGCGCATCTGGCTGCGCTACGGCCGGATCCTGTGTCTTCGCGGCCCGCCGCGCCTGCCAGTTGCGCAAGCTGCCGACGATGCCTGCGGGCAGGAAAATGAGCAGCAGCACCAGCAAGGGGCCGAAGACCAGCATGCGGTAGTCCTGCATGAATTGCAGGTATTGGGTCACCCAGGGCAGCGCCAGCGAGCCGACGATGGGCCCGGCCACGGTGCCGATGCCACCGATCAGCATGGCCGTGACCATGTCGAAGGTGTGGGCGATACTGGCCAGATCAGGGCCGAGGAAACGGACGGTTCCGGCGTAAAGGCCGCCGGCAAATCCGGCGTAGACCACCGACAGCACAAAGGCCAGCAGCTTGGTGCGCATCACTGGAATACCCAGGGCTTCGGCCAATGGCTCGCTGTTGCGCACGGCGACGAAACTACGCCCGACCAGCGAGCGCACGATGCGCTGCATCAGCCAGGTCATCAGCACCAGACAAGCCAGCGTGAGGTTGTACTGGCCGCGCGGCGTGGCGAATTGCAGCGCCCCCAGGCCCGGTGGGACGGGAATGCCGATGATGCCCACCACGCCGTGGGTCAGGCCGTCCCACTTCTCGATCACCAGGTTGATGATGCTGCCCACGCACAAGGTGAAGATGGCGAAGTAATGCCCGCGCAGACGCAACGACAACCAGCCGATCGGCATTCCCAATACGGCAGGAATCAGGCCCGACAACACAAAGGCCCACCAGAACGGCACGGCATGGTCCACCGTGAGGATGCCCACGGTGTAGGCACCCATGGCCATGAATCCGGCGTGGGCCAGGTTGAGTTGGCCGGTGTAACCGGTGATGAGGTTCAAACCCAGCGCGGCGATGGCGTAGATGTAGGCGAGGGAGAGCACGGACAAGATGTAGTCATTGCCGCCGGCGAGCCACGGCAAGGCTAGGGCCAGACCCAGCGGCACAAGCCACGGCCAGGTGCGCTTGAGCTTGCGCATATCAGCGTGCCCCCTGCGTCAGCAATCCTTGCGGTCGTGCCGAGAGAATCACCACCAGCAACACGAAGGCGATGATGTCCTTGTAGTCGGTGGAAACGTAGAAACCGCCGAAACTCTCGGCCAGGCCGATGATCAGGCCGCCCAGGATGGCGCCGGGAAAGCTGCCCATGCCACCCAGGATGATGATGACGAAGGCCTTGACGATGACCAGATTGCCCATGGTCGGGTACAGCAGGTTGATCGGCGCATACAGAGCGGCGGCCACCGCTGCGAGCGCTCCCGAGATGGCGAACACCAGATAGGTCACGCGGCGGGCATCGATGCCCACGAGTGCCGCGCCCTGCGGGTCTTGCGCCAGCGCCAGGATGGTGGAGCCGGTGACGGTGCGCGTGAGGAAGAGATGCAGCACCACGACGAGCACGAAAGCCGCCACGACGATGAGCAGGCGCTGCAGGGGAAACGGCATCCCGGCGATTTCCAGCACGTGGCCATAAGGCGTCGGCAGGCGGTGGAACTCAGCGCCCCAGATGAACTGAGCCACAGCTTCGAGAAACAGCATCACGCCAATGGCGCCAATCATGTCGTAAAGCTCGGGCGCCTTGCGCAAAGGGGCGAAGACCAGGGCTTGCATCAACATCGCCAGCAGCGCCACCGCTGCTCCCGCCCCGAGCATGGCCCACCAATACCCCAGCCCCAGTTTGTCGATCAGGGTGTAAGCCACATAGCCACCCACCATATACAAGGCGCCGTGGGCGAAATTGGGAATGTGCAGAACTCCGTAGACCAGCGTGAGACCGAGTGCAACGAGGCCGTAGATGGCCCCGAGCGTGAGTCCGTTGAACAACAGTTGAACGATCTGATCCATGGGTCTCGGCGCATTCAGGCAGGTCGAAACGTAATGTTTTTCGATTGTTACGCATTGAAGCCATCGCCGCTGGCCCTGTCAATAGGTGGAATTATGTTCTGCAGGGCAAAACTTGAAATGACCAACTTGCCCTGCAATCAGGACAAATGCAACTTGAAGGCTATTGTCCTCTAGGGTATGCGCGGTACATAGCCCAAAAATCGCTGCTTATGGTTGCAACGACGAATGCAAATTCATCGACACAACACGGCGGGCACCATGTTCGAATTGCGGCAAAAGTTGAGTCCGAAATCGTGCCAAACTTGGCTGGTTTAGGCACGTGAGGAGCGCAGGTGGAATCGCCAGGAGGTGCTGATCAAGGCTGATTCATCGGCAACTTGCCGGATGCCCGTCAATCACATTGAGCACATTGCATTGGATTGACCACAGTGGCATTTATCGATGAGGGGATGAAGCGAATGGAGCAGGCTGCGGCAAAACCGCTGGGGATCGACGCGCTGCGTGCCCGTGCTGGCGAGGTGATCGGGACCTCGCCCTGGTTGTTGATCGAGCAGTCGCGCATCAACGCTTTTGCCGAGGCGACGCTCGATCACCAGTTCATCCATGTCGATCCTGCCCGCGCCCAGGCCACCCCGCTGGGGTCCACCATTGCGCATGGATTTCTCACGCTGTCCTTGCTGAGCCATTTCGCCGAAGCCGTGCTGCCTGACATTTCGAGCTTGGCCATGAGCATGAATTACGGCTTCGATCGGGTGCGCTTTGTGGCGCCGGTGCGCACCGGCTCTCGCATTCGGGGCGTTTTTTCACTCGTCGCGCTGGAGCAGCAAGCCGCCAACCGATTTCAAATGCGGCTCGCCGTCACGGTCGAGATCGAAGGTGAGGTCAAACCGGCGCTGGTGGCCGATTGGCAGACGGTCTTGTTCATGGTTCAGGACTGACCGGGTTTGCCGCGAACCCGGTCGCAGGTCGGGCGGCCTGCCCCCCTTGATCAAGCTGCAAAGGAGCAGGACCCGCCGCGTTCCAGGGCGCGCCGGTAAGCCGCTCGCTGCTGGAACCGATGCACCCAAGAATCCATGCTTGGGCAACTGGCGCGCAGGCCGCGCGCAGCCTCGCCGACAAAGCTCATCTGGACTCGCGTTCCTGCAAGGCACGCCATTGCACCTTGCCCGTGCCGGACTTGGGCAGTTTTTGCGCCAGCATGTCGACCCAGAGAGTCACCCAGGCTCGGCGAGGTTCTCGCGTGACGCCGCGGCGAACGGGGGGACGGTGATTCGCGCTTCGCTGGAGATGTAGTCGCTGTAGGCTGCCACGATGATGTGGCTCAGGCCTTCCCCCAGCAGCGGCCGCATCTGCGCAGTTCGGGATGGTGAGGTGATGCGGCAACCCCTTGGGCCAGAATTTCCGATGGCGCGTGTTCATGGCTTGTCCCCTTTCTTGGACTTGTCGGCCTGGCGAGGTCCGATGCGATCAAGCCCACCCTTCAATGCCGCGGGCGATAGCGCTCCAGTTCCAGCCGCGCGATCTGGTCGCGGTGCACCTCGTCGGGGCCGTCGGCAAAGCGCAGGGTGCGGGCGTTGGCGTAGGCGTAGGCCAGGCCGAAGTCGTCGCTGACGCCGCCGCCGCCATGCACTTGCATCGCCCAGTCGATCACCTGGCAGGCCATGTTCGGGGCGACGACCTTGATCATGGCGATTTCCTTGCGTGCCACCTTGTTGCCGGCGCGGTCCATCGTGTCGGCGGCCTTGAATACCAGCAGGCGCGCCTGGTCGATCAGCAGACGGGCATTGGCGATGCGCTCGCGCGTCACGCCCTGGTCGGCAACCGGCCGGCCGAACGCGGTGCGCGCAAGCGCCCGTCTGCACATGGTTTCCAAAGCCCGTTCGGCCAGACCGATGAGCCGCATGCAGTGGTGGATGCGGCCGGGCCCGAGGCGCCCTTGCGCAATCTCGAATCCCCTGCCCTCGCCCAGCAGCATGTTGCCAACCGGCACGCGCACCTCGGTGAACTGGATTTCGGCGTGGCCATGCGGCGCGTCGTCATAGCCGAATACCGGCAGATGGCGCAGCACCTGCACGCCGGGGGTGTCCATCGGCACCAGAATCATGGACTGCTGGCGATGGCGGTCGGGGTTGTCAGCGTCGGTCTTGCCCATGAAGATCAGCACCTTGCAACGCGGATCGTTGGCGCCCGAGGTCCACCACTTGCGGCCGTTGATGGCGTAATGATCGCCATCGCGGCGGATGCTGGCCTGGATGTTGGTGGCGTCGCTCGAGGCCACGCCTGGCTCGGTCATGGCGAAGCCCGAGCGAATCTCGCCGCGCAACAGCGGCTCCAGCCACTGCGCTTTCTGCTCCGCTGTGCCGTAGCGTTCCAGCACTTCCATATTGCCGGTGTCGGGCGCCGAGCAGTTGAAGGCTTCGGGAGCGATAGGCGAGCGGCCCATGATCTCGCACAGTGGCGCGTACTCCAGATTGCTCAAGCCCGCGCCACGCCCGGACTCGGGCAGGAACAAATTCCACAAGCCCGCCTTGCGCGCCTCGGCCTTGAGTTCCTCGATCACCCGGGTGGGCTGCCAGGCATCGCCGGCCTTGCGGTTGGCCTCGACCTCGGCAAAAAACCGTGCCTCGTTCGGGTAGACATGCGCCTCCATGAAGGCGCCGACGCGCTCTTGCAGGGCGCTGACCTTGTCGCTGTGACTGAATTCCATGTGGATTCCTTGGTGGTTGGGTTGCGTGCTCAATAGCCGATCGATGGCCTCTCAATGACCAAATACGCGCTCGACTTGCGCCCAGGCAGCCTCGGCCAAAGGCCGGGCGCGGCGGCCCGCTTCGAGCGCCTGCGCGCTGGACGCGTTGCCTTGCAGCGCCCGCGCCAGCACGCCTTGCAGAATGCCGGCAAGGCGGAACATGTTGAAGGCGGCGTAGAACTCCCAGTCGCTCGGCGAGACTGGGGCGCGCTGGGTGCGCTCGCAGTAACGCGCGACGTATTCGGCCTCGCTGGGTATGCCCAGGGCGGCCAGATCGCCGCCGACCAGGCCGCGAAATTGCCCCGGCTCCAGGCGCCAGGCCATGCAGTGATAGGCAAAGTCCGCCAGCGGATGGCCGAGGGTGGACAGTTCCCAGTCGAGCACCGCCAGGATGCGCGGCTCGGTGGGGTGAAAGACGACGTTGTCCAGGCGATAGTCGCCATGCACGATGGCGGTTTCGTCGCCCGGGGGAATGTGCGCCGGCAGCCAGTCGATGAGCTTGTCCATCGCCTCGACGCGCTCGGTTTCGCTGGCGCGGTATTGCTGCGTCCACCGTGCCACCTGGCGGGCGATGTACTGCCCCGGCTTGCCATAGTCGCCCAGCCCCAGCGCGGCCTCATCGACCCGGTGCAGGGCGGCGATCACGCGGTTCATCTCGTCGAAAATCGCCGCGCGCTCGGTGGACTGCATGCCGGGCAGGAGCGGATCCCAGAAAATGCGGCCCTCGACAAAGTCCATGAGGTAGAACGGCGTGCCGATCACGCTCTCGTCCATGCACAACAACTGCATGTGCGGCACTGGAACCTGACTCTGGCCTAAAGCCTGCATGACGCGAAACTCGCGGTCCACCGCATGGGCCGAAGGCAGCAGC is part of the Thiomonas sp. X19 genome and encodes:
- a CDS encoding IS1182-like element ISThsp16 family transposase, yielding MSRFVPVDRDTAYLLPPSVDEWLPTDHLARFVVEVIEQLDLGDLARQYAGRGSAAHHPAVLLGLLIYGYANGVHSSRKIERATYDSVAFRFVAANTHPDHDTLATFRRRFLKEVEALFVQVLVLAREMKLLKLGHIALDGTKIDANASKHKALSWAHANKIEAQLRQEVQTLLALAENSDRATVPDGMDVPAEIALRADRLSAIAQAKAKIEQRASERHQVEQQEYEAKTAKRQAQREAGKKPRGKDPEPPEAGPRSSDQVNLTDEESRIMPVSGGGFEQSYNAQAGVDIATMMVITQHVSQASNDKREVVPTLQQIQALPAVLGEVHTLITDNGFFSQANVIACNDAGIEPLLALKRESHHTPVMGRFAPDVPEPQTTDPLVQMAHRLGTQAGRALYGLRKQTVEPVFGIIKQVMGWRQMSMRGLAKAQGEWSLVTMAWNIKRMHVLRAA
- a CDS encoding ABC transporter ATP-binding protein, encoding MLRLEGLTVGYDAFLALQGVDLQVRDGELVVLLGANGAGKSSLFHALSGLLRIRAGRAWWGGLELTRMRAPQIVAHGVVHCPEGRKLFGQLSVLKNLQLGAYVHRLRATAMQQRLEQVFTLFPVLAEKRAQPAGSLSGGQQQMVAIGRALMGQPRLLLLDEPSLGLAPLVVKQMFEVVQAINQAGTTVLLAEQNAHAALRIAHRGYVIEQGRVVMKGSADALLHDEGIRRAYIGT
- a CDS encoding ABC transporter ATP-binding protein; translated protein: MLEIDDIGVRFGGLAAVDGVSTCIRQGSITAIIGPNGAGKTTFFNLISGVYKPTRGRIRFDGQSVTGSRPDRMARLGVARTFQSTQLFDHASVLDNLIVGHRLRTRAGLWDVLLGTPRLQREEALCRAKAEAALEFVGLRAVAHRLAGDITQEQRKRVAIALALATEPRLMLLDEPAGGINPEETVQLAELVRKLATSGMTVCLVEHKMDMVMRLADCVLVLNHGKKIAEGTPDAIRANPHVIHAYLGVPDAAA
- a CDS encoding branched-chain amino acid ABC transporter permease — protein: MRKLKRTWPWLVPLGLALALPWLAGGNDYILSVLSLAYIYAIAALGLNLITGYTGQLNLAHAGFMAMGAYTVGILTVDHAVPFWWAFVLSGLIPAVLGMPIGWLSLRLRGHYFAIFTLCVGSIINLVIEKWDGLTHGVVGIIGIPVPPGLGALQFATPRGQYNLTLACLVLMTWLMQRIVRSLVGRSFVAVRNSEPLAEALGIPVMRTKLLAFVLSVVYAGFAGGLYAGTVRFLGPDLASIAHTFDMVTAMLIGGIGTVAGPIVGSLALPWVTQYLQFMQDYRMLVFGPLLVLLLIFLPAGIVGSLRNWQARRAAKTQDPAVAQPDAPAVPGQGAAAAPGCGHA
- a CDS encoding branched-chain amino acid ABC transporter permease, translated to MDQIVQLLFNGLTLGAIYGLVALGLTLVYGVLHIPNFAHGALYMVGGYVAYTLIDKLGLGYWWAMLGAGAAVALLAMLMQALVFAPLRKAPELYDMIGAIGVMLFLEAVAQFIWGAEFHRLPTPYGHVLEIAGMPFPLQRLLIVVAAFVLVVVLHLFLTRTVTGSTILALAQDPQGAALVGIDARRVTYLVFAISGALAAVAAALYAPINLLYPTMGNLVIVKAFVIIILGGMGSFPGAILGGLIIGLAESFGGFYVSTDYKDIIAFVLLVVILSARPQGLLTQGAR
- a CDS encoding MaoC family dehydratase yields the protein MKRMEQAAAKPLGIDALRARAGEVIGTSPWLLIEQSRINAFAEATLDHQFIHVDPARAQATPLGSTIAHGFLTLSLLSHFAEAVLPDISSLAMSMNYGFDRVRFVAPVRTGSRIRGVFSLVALEQQAANRFQMRLAVTVEIEGEVKPALVADWQTVLFMVQD
- a CDS encoding acyl-CoA dehydrogenase family protein; this translates as MEFSHSDKVSALQERVGAFMEAHVYPNEARFFAEVEANRKAGDAWQPTRVIEELKAEARKAGLWNLFLPESGRGAGLSNLEYAPLCEIMGRSPIAPEAFNCSAPDTGNMEVLERYGTAEQKAQWLEPLLRGEIRSGFAMTEPGVASSDATNIQASIRRDGDHYAINGRKWWTSGANDPRCKVLIFMGKTDADNPDRHRQQSMILVPMDTPGVQVLRHLPVFGYDDAPHGHAEIQFTEVRVPVGNMLLGEGRGFEIAQGRLGPGRIHHCMRLIGLAERALETMCRRALARTAFGRPVADQGVTRERIANARLLIDQARLLVFKAADTMDRAGNKVARKEIAMIKVVAPNMACQVIDWAMQVHGGGGVSDDFGLAYAYANARTLRFADGPDEVHRDQIARLELERYRPRH
- a CDS encoding phosphotransferase, yielding MQADTREVAPALAFDVAALANYLRGHMPDVQGPLQVAQFKGGQSNPTYLLTAADGRRYVLRRKPPGKLLPSAHAVDREFRVMQALGQSQVPVPHMQLLCMDESVIGTPFYLMDFVEGRIFWDPLLPGMQSTERAAIFDEMNRVIAALHRVDEAALGLGDYGKPGQYIARQVARWTQQYRASETERVEAMDKLIDWLPAHIPPGDETAIVHGDYRLDNVVFHPTEPRILAVLDWELSTLGHPLADFAYHCMAWRLEPGQFRGLVGGDLAALGIPSEAEYVARYCERTQRAPVSPSDWEFYAAFNMFRLAGILQGVLARALQGNASSAQALEAGRRARPLAEAAWAQVERVFGH